Part of the bacterium genome is shown below.
TTTATCACATCCGTAATAAACTGGCTAATATACCTGATGATTCACTTAACTATGGCATTAAGGGGTTTTTCAAACGATTATTTAGTTCAAATGGAGATGAACATCAATGGGATTAAAGATGGGTTTTTCGGTTGCTTTAATTAGTTCTTTTATTAACGGAGTAGTTACTTATTTTAAATTTTATCAGTATATCTCCAATGCTGAATTAGTTTTATTGATATTCTTACGACTCCTGATTACATTTATTATATTTTTTGGGTTAACCATAGGGATTTATATATTTCTACAAAAGGAAATACCACAAATATCTGGTAAAAAAGTGCGTCCGAAAAAACCAACAAAAATAGACTATGTCTTACCCTCTGTTTCTCCTGCTGGAGAGAAAATTACAAAAACAGAGGAAAAAGAAACACAGTCAGAAGAAACAATAAAACAAGATGCAGAGGCATTGGCTATGGTAATAAAAACAATGATGGCGGAAGAATAAACTGGTAATTGGCTATATAGTTACCAATTACCAATTACCAAAATTAAGGAGTAAAAAAATATGGCAAAAACAGAAGAAGAACTATGGAAAGAATATAAACGCACTAACAATCCTAAGTTAAGGGAAGAATTAATCCTTAAATATGCCGGGACGGTTAAATATATTGCTGGTAAAATCGCGATGAGCACACCACCACAGGTGGAATATGATGATTTAGTGAGTTATGGGATTTTAGGATTAATCGATGCCATTGAAAAATATAACCCGACAATAGGAACTACATTCAAAACTTATGCCATTACTCGAATAAAAGGCACAATAATTGATGAACTAAGGATTTTAGATTGGGTTCCACGGTCATTACGACAAAAGGCTAAACAGATTGAGAAAATCTATGGGGAGTTAGAGTATAAATCAGGTCGCCCGGCTACAGACCAGGAAGTAGCATCTGCCCTGGGGATAACTGAAGA
Proteins encoded:
- the whiG gene encoding RNA polymerase sigma factor WhiG, with the protein product MAKTEEELWKEYKRTNNPKLREELILKYAGTVKYIAGKIAMSTPPQVEYDDLVSYGILGLIDAIEKYNPTIGTTFKTYAITRIKGTIIDELRILDWVPRSLRQKAKQIEKIYGELEYKSGRPATDQEVASALGITEEELSQLLLQMSGVSLISLDDIWRLDDEEKIEIIDTIKTPPEQGPDAKLEQEELKRLLIEAINNLPAREKEIVVLYYYDDLTLKEIGKVLGVTESRICQLHSKAILRLRGYLNKIQEMFEG